The proteins below are encoded in one region of Pseudonocardia sp. DSM 110487:
- a CDS encoding uridine kinase: protein MTRLYAGEPAVGRWRAVPVTEVLALLGRPRVLAVDGRSGGGKTTVARRLAAAVPGAIVLHTDDVAWYHAFFDWADLMRDGILAPLRAGEDVAYRPPAWDERGRDGAITASAASPLVIVEGVGIGRRELSAYVDALLWVQTDEDEARRRGLARDGADAAGFWAEWQAAEDPFQAEQRPWERAGLIVSGAPDIPHDPRSELAISRHA, encoded by the coding sequence GTGACCCGGCTGTACGCCGGGGAACCCGCCGTCGGCAGATGGCGGGCGGTTCCCGTCACCGAGGTCCTCGCCCTGCTCGGGCGCCCGCGCGTCCTCGCCGTCGACGGGCGCTCCGGCGGCGGAAAAACCACCGTTGCGCGGCGGCTCGCGGCCGCCGTACCGGGCGCGATCGTGCTGCACACCGACGACGTCGCCTGGTACCACGCGTTCTTCGACTGGGCCGATCTCATGCGGGACGGGATCCTCGCTCCCCTGCGCGCGGGCGAGGACGTCGCGTACCGCCCGCCTGCGTGGGACGAGCGGGGCCGCGACGGCGCGATCACGGCGAGCGCGGCGAGCCCGCTGGTGATCGTCGAGGGCGTCGGCATCGGCCGCCGCGAGCTCTCCGCGTACGTCGACGCGCTGCTCTGGGTGCAGACCGACGAGGACGAGGCCCGTCGCCGTGGACTCGCCCGCGACGGCGCCGACGCGGCGGGCTTCTGGGCCGAGTGGCAGGCGGCCGAGGATCCGTTCCAGGCCGAGCAGCGGCCGTGGGAGCGGGCCGGGCTGATCGTGTCCGGCGCGCCCGACATCCCCCACGACCCGCGGTCCGAGCTGGCGATCTCCCGCCATGCCTGA
- the ilvA gene encoding threonine ammonia-lyase IlvA yields the protein MVSRTAPLAPSLADVVGAAAARLEGVALPTPLQPSERLSAATGAQVWLKREDLQVGRSYKLRGAYNLLAQLGAAERAAGAVCASAGNHGQGVAYACRRLGIRGRVHVPSTTPRQKRERITALGGDAVELVVGGDTYDEAAAAAAEHAARTGATVVPAFDDLRTIAGQGTVAAEIVAQLDRAPDVVVVPVGGGGLLAGVGGFLAERHPQVRVVGVEPAGAASMTAAFAAGEPVTLPELDTFVDGAAVRRVGDVSFPLVRDSGAELTTVAEGRVCTEMLDLYQVDGIIAEPAGALAAAALDELDLPSGATVVCLLSGGNNDVSRYAEVIERSLVHRGLKHYFLVEFPQEPGALRRFLDEVLGPDDDIVLFEYVKRDNRETGAALVGIELAGRDGYEPLWKRMEASPLKIQHIAPGTTAYRFLV from the coding sequence GTGGTCTCCCGCACGGCTCCGCTCGCCCCATCCCTCGCCGACGTCGTCGGCGCCGCCGCCGCACGGCTCGAGGGCGTCGCGCTCCCCACCCCGCTGCAGCCGAGCGAGCGGCTGTCGGCCGCGACCGGGGCGCAGGTCTGGCTGAAGCGGGAGGACCTGCAGGTCGGGCGCTCGTACAAGCTGCGCGGCGCGTACAACCTCCTGGCCCAGCTCGGCGCGGCGGAGCGGGCGGCGGGGGCGGTGTGCGCGAGCGCGGGCAACCACGGCCAGGGCGTCGCGTACGCCTGCCGCAGGCTGGGGATCCGCGGCCGGGTGCACGTGCCGAGCACGACACCGCGGCAGAAGCGGGAGCGGATCACCGCGCTCGGCGGCGACGCCGTGGAGCTGGTGGTCGGCGGCGACACCTACGACGAGGCCGCCGCGGCGGCCGCCGAGCACGCGGCCCGTACCGGGGCGACCGTCGTCCCGGCGTTCGACGACCTGCGCACGATCGCCGGGCAGGGCACGGTGGCCGCGGAGATCGTGGCGCAGCTGGACCGCGCACCGGACGTCGTCGTGGTGCCGGTGGGCGGCGGTGGCCTGCTGGCAGGCGTCGGCGGTTTCCTCGCGGAGCGGCACCCGCAGGTCCGGGTCGTGGGGGTGGAGCCCGCTGGCGCAGCGAGCATGACGGCCGCGTTCGCCGCGGGTGAGCCGGTGACGCTGCCCGAGCTGGACACGTTCGTCGACGGCGCAGCCGTGCGCCGCGTCGGCGACGTGAGCTTCCCGCTCGTCCGCGACAGCGGCGCCGAGCTCACGACGGTGGCCGAGGGCCGCGTCTGCACGGAGATGCTCGACCTCTACCAGGTCGACGGGATCATCGCCGAACCCGCGGGGGCGCTCGCCGCCGCCGCGCTGGACGAGCTCGACCTGCCGTCCGGCGCCACGGTCGTCTGCCTGCTCTCGGGCGGCAACAACGATGTGAGCCGCTACGCCGAGGTGATCGAGCGCTCGCTCGTGCACCGCGGGCTCAAGCACTACTTCCTCGTGGAGTTCCCGCAGGAGCCGGGCGCGCTGCGCCGGTTCCTCGACGAGGTCCTCGGCCCGGACGACGACATCGTGCTGTTCGAGTACGTCAAGCGCGACAACCGCGAGACCGGCGCGGCGCTCGTCGGGATCGAGCTGGCCGGCCGCGACGGCTACGAGCCGCTGTGGAAGCGCATGGAGGCCAGTCCGCTGAAGATCCAGCACATCGCGCCGGGTACCACCGCGTACCGCTTCCTGGTGTGA
- a CDS encoding Gfo/Idh/MocA family protein: MEPLRIGVLGASRIAVAAIVAPAQLTGARLVAVAARDRGRAETFAAEHGVERVLGSYADVLADPEVEAIYNPLANGLHGPWNLAAIAAGKHVLTEKPSASDAAEAREVRDAAARTGVVFMEAFHYLYHPVAQRLLEVVGSGEIGELRHVEVHMEIPPPPDGDLRWSLPLAGGGLMDVGCYAIHLLRVLGRFAGGAPRVTGAEGRERAASPGVDEWVRAELAFPGGATGVLHSSMAADEVRMTARLVGDTGEVRAANFVLPHRDDRVWVTAGGTEREERPGLRPSYAYQLEAFAAAVRDGAPVPTDADDAVATAELIDDCYRAAGFDLRPRSAPVV; encoded by the coding sequence GTGGAACCTCTTCGGATCGGAGTCCTCGGCGCCTCCCGGATCGCCGTCGCCGCCATCGTCGCCCCGGCGCAGCTCACCGGGGCCCGGCTCGTCGCCGTCGCGGCCCGCGACCGCGGCCGGGCCGAGACCTTCGCCGCCGAGCACGGGGTCGAGCGGGTGCTCGGCTCCTACGCCGACGTGCTCGCCGACCCCGAGGTCGAGGCGATCTACAACCCGCTCGCCAACGGCCTGCACGGCCCATGGAACCTCGCCGCGATCGCCGCGGGCAAGCACGTGCTCACCGAGAAGCCCTCGGCGAGCGACGCCGCGGAGGCCCGGGAGGTGCGCGACGCAGCCGCGCGGACGGGCGTGGTGTTCATGGAGGCCTTCCACTACCTGTACCACCCGGTGGCCCAGCGGCTGCTGGAGGTCGTGGGCTCCGGCGAGATCGGCGAGCTGCGCCACGTCGAGGTGCACATGGAGATCCCGCCTCCGCCGGACGGCGACCTGCGCTGGTCGCTCCCGCTCGCGGGCGGCGGGCTGATGGACGTCGGCTGCTACGCCATCCACCTGCTCCGGGTGCTTGGCCGGTTCGCGGGCGGTGCCCCGCGCGTCACCGGCGCCGAGGGTCGCGAGCGAGCCGCGAGCCCGGGCGTGGACGAGTGGGTGCGAGCGGAGCTCGCCTTCCCCGGCGGGGCCACCGGCGTCCTGCACAGCTCCATGGCGGCCGACGAGGTGCGGATGACGGCCCGGCTCGTCGGTGACACGGGCGAGGTCCGCGCCGCGAACTTCGTGCTCCCCCACCGCGACGACCGCGTCTGGGTCACGGCAGGAGGCACCGAGCGGGAGGAACGGCCGGGCCTGCGCCCGTCGTACGCCTACCAGCTGGAGGCGTTCGCCGCCGCCGTCCGGGACGGGGCACCGGTCCCCACCGACGCCGATGATGCCGTGGCCACCGCCGAGCTGATCGACGACTGCTACCGGGCAGCGGGATTCGATCTCCGACCGCGTTCGGCGCCGGTTGTCTGA
- a CDS encoding UBP-type zinc finger domain-containing protein, whose amino-acid sequence MTDGIDAGINMAAVPSGAGCSECDEVGGWWVHLRRCAQCGHVGCCDTSPAQHATEHFRATGHPIVRSFEPGESWYWDYRSNEMLDGPDLPEPQHRPLDQAVPGPAERVPADWRAHIH is encoded by the coding sequence ATGACGGACGGGATCGACGCCGGTATCAACATGGCGGCCGTGCCGAGCGGTGCAGGCTGCAGCGAGTGCGACGAGGTCGGCGGCTGGTGGGTGCACCTGCGCCGGTGCGCCCAGTGCGGCCACGTCGGCTGCTGCGACACCTCCCCCGCCCAGCACGCCACCGAACACTTCCGCGCCACCGGCCACCCCATCGTCCGCAGCTTCGAGCCGGGCGAGAGCTGGTACTGGGACTACCGCTCGAACGAGATGCTGGACGGCCCCGATCTGCCAGAACCCCAGCACCGCCCGCTGGACCAGGCAGTCCCCGGCCCGGCGGAGCGGGTCCCAGCGGACTGGCGCGCCCACATCCACTAG
- a CDS encoding MFS transporter → MQTSYAPPRTNSRHGRGFWLIAYLFTVAMASSTLPTPLYPLYQREEGFGALMVTVVFAVYAVGVLAALFLGGHVSDWVGRRRMLALGLLAGIASGITFVVSTALPALIAGRVLSGLSVGLVTATATAHLADLNGRARPGQGLRRAEVVATAANLGGLGLGPLISGLLAEFTSSPLRVPYVVSVVLLTIGLAALTVVPETVQRPDPMPAYRPQRTAVAPEHRPTFVGAATASVVAFAVFGLFTSLAPIVLSTLFHSGSRVMAGLAALLAFGSAAAAQIPLHRLTPHRQLVSGLAVMAAGVVVLVLAVNLGLLALFLTGGAVAGAGAGITFKGSMSTVLATAAANRRGETAAALFLSAYVGLTVPVLGLGFAAQSLPVTVALYAFAAALLLALAFATWRIVTARSRSAMMGA, encoded by the coding sequence GTGCAGACCTCGTATGCGCCTCCGCGCACGAACAGCAGGCACGGACGTGGCTTCTGGCTGATCGCGTACCTGTTCACGGTTGCGATGGCCTCGTCGACGCTTCCGACCCCGCTGTACCCGCTCTACCAGCGCGAAGAGGGCTTCGGCGCACTGATGGTCACCGTCGTGTTCGCCGTGTACGCCGTCGGCGTGCTGGCCGCGCTGTTCCTCGGGGGCCACGTCTCCGACTGGGTGGGCCGCAGGCGGATGCTCGCGCTCGGGCTGCTGGCCGGCATCGCGTCCGGCATCACCTTCGTCGTCTCGACCGCCCTGCCCGCGCTCATCGCCGGCCGGGTGCTGTCCGGGCTGAGCGTCGGCCTCGTCACCGCGACCGCCACCGCCCACCTGGCCGACCTGAACGGCCGGGCGCGCCCCGGCCAAGGCCTGCGACGCGCCGAGGTGGTCGCCACCGCGGCCAACCTGGGCGGCCTCGGCCTCGGCCCGTTGATCTCCGGCCTGCTCGCCGAGTTCACGAGCTCCCCGCTGCGCGTCCCGTACGTCGTGTCGGTGGTGCTGCTGACGATCGGGCTGGCCGCGCTCACGGTGGTCCCGGAGACCGTGCAACGCCCCGACCCGATGCCGGCGTACCGCCCGCAACGCACCGCCGTGGCTCCCGAGCACCGGCCAACGTTCGTCGGCGCCGCGACGGCCTCCGTCGTCGCCTTCGCGGTCTTCGGGCTGTTCACCTCGCTCGCGCCCATCGTCTTGAGCACGCTGTTCCACAGCGGGAGCCGCGTCATGGCGGGCCTCGCCGCGCTGCTGGCCTTCGGCTCGGCCGCCGCGGCCCAGATCCCGCTGCACCGCCTCACCCCGCACCGGCAGCTGGTCAGCGGCCTCGCCGTCATGGCCGCCGGGGTCGTCGTGCTCGTCCTCGCGGTGAACCTGGGCCTGCTCGCGCTGTTCCTCACCGGGGGGGCCGTCGCAGGAGCGGGCGCGGGCATCACGTTCAAGGGCAGCATGTCCACCGTGCTCGCCACCGCGGCGGCGAACCGGCGCGGCGAGACGGCCGCCGCGCTGTTCCTGTCCGCGTACGTGGGGCTCACCGTGCCGGTCCTCGGCCTCGGGTTCGCCGCGCAGAGCCTCCCGGTGACGGTCGCGCTGTACGCGTTCGCCGCCGCGCTGCTGCTCGCGCTGGCGTTCGCGACCTGGCGCATCGTCACCGCGCGCTCCCGAAGCGCCATGATGGGCGCATGA
- a CDS encoding LysR family transcriptional regulator codes for MELRQMQVVVAVAEAGGFSAAARRLRLVQSAVSATVRAVERELDVPLFDRTTHRVVPTAAGEAFVAAARTALSAADQVRGAVDAARGVLRGQVTVGVMQGLLGRLPRAIGALRSAHPEVVVRLRQAPADQIVDAVREGTVDMAVVALTGRRRGLVSVELIRDRMVALVGPHSELPDAPVTLPELARHPFVDFVPGWAVRQEVDRAFRAAGVEPARVFETNDAMTAAELVRAGLGVTIVPTTLAAGFPDLRSVPIARHAPTWTAGVVHRRAPLVPAAAALLEHLRSNVFEKPACGPPAPLIQHVPAAEGRPAPRFSNTFSGR; via the coding sequence GTGGAGCTCCGGCAGATGCAGGTCGTCGTCGCGGTGGCCGAGGCGGGTGGGTTCTCGGCGGCGGCGAGGCGGCTGCGGCTGGTGCAGTCGGCGGTGTCGGCGACCGTGCGCGCGGTCGAGCGGGAGCTCGACGTGCCGCTGTTCGACCGGACGACCCACCGCGTCGTACCCACCGCGGCAGGGGAGGCGTTCGTGGCGGCGGCGCGCACCGCCCTGTCGGCCGCCGACCAGGTGCGGGGCGCCGTCGATGCGGCGCGCGGCGTGCTGCGCGGCCAGGTCACGGTGGGCGTCATGCAGGGGCTGCTGGGCCGGCTTCCGCGGGCGATCGGCGCGCTGCGGAGCGCCCATCCGGAGGTGGTGGTGCGCCTGCGCCAGGCCCCCGCCGACCAGATCGTCGACGCGGTCCGGGAGGGCACGGTCGACATGGCCGTCGTCGCGCTGACGGGACGGCGGCGCGGGCTGGTCAGCGTCGAGCTGATCCGAGACCGGATGGTCGCGCTCGTCGGCCCGCATTCGGAACTCCCGGACGCTCCGGTGACGCTCCCGGAGCTGGCGCGCCATCCGTTCGTCGACTTCGTGCCCGGTTGGGCGGTCCGGCAGGAGGTCGACCGCGCGTTCCGCGCGGCGGGCGTGGAGCCGGCTCGGGTGTTCGAGACGAACGACGCCATGACCGCTGCCGAGCTCGTCCGGGCCGGTCTGGGCGTGACGATCGTGCCGACCACGCTCGCGGCCGGGTTTCCCGACCTGCGGTCCGTTCCGATCGCCCGGCACGCTCCGACGTGGACGGCCGGGGTCGTGCACCGCCGCGCCCCGCTCGTGCCCGCCGCGGCCGCGTTGCTCGAGCACCTGCGCTCGAATGTGTTTGAGAAGCCCGCATGTGGGCCGCCGGCTCCGCTGATCCAGCATGTCCCGGCTGCCGAGGGGCGGCCCGCTCCGCGCTTCTCAAACACATTCTCAGGCCGGTAG
- a CDS encoding ABC transporter ATP-binding protein, with amino-acid sequence MTGTPLLRIHGLEVSYDAPVLHGVDLTVRRGHRVAIVGESGSGKSTTAAAAIGLLPGTGRVTSGAIEFDGEDVTAAGERRLRRLRGRQIGLVPQDPMSNLNPVARVGRQIAETLVMHGLARGRAARERAVELMTEAGIPDAARRARQYPHEFSGGMRQRVLIAIALACEPQLLIADEPTSALDVTVQRQILDHLERLIAAHGTSLLLITHDLGLAAERADDVVVMWQGRVVETGPAAQILRDPQHAYTQRLVAAAPSVAARSRAVPAPPPAADPVPALEVTDLVKTYKVRGQREALRAVDRVSFTVREGTTTAIVGESGSGKTTIARLVLGLEQPTSGHIAIAGRTFRGADRSGRRAIRREMQPVFQDPYGSLDPVLPVERLIDEPLRVFGIGDTAARRQRVAELLDHVALPRGAAQRHPVELSGGQRQRVAIARALALRPKLVICDEAVSALDVIVQDQILELLTQLQRDLGLSYLFIAHDLAVVRLIAHDVLVMRRGRIVEHGSAADVFDDPQDEYTRALLDAIPGAALPA; translated from the coding sequence ATGACCGGCACGCCGCTGCTGCGCATCCACGGGCTCGAGGTCTCCTACGACGCCCCCGTGCTGCACGGCGTCGACCTGACCGTGCGGCGCGGGCACCGGGTCGCGATCGTGGGTGAGTCGGGCTCGGGGAAGTCGACCACCGCGGCCGCCGCGATCGGGCTGCTGCCCGGCACCGGGCGCGTCACCAGCGGGGCGATCGAGTTCGACGGCGAGGACGTCACCGCGGCGGGCGAGCGACGGCTGCGCAGGCTACGGGGCCGCCAGATCGGCCTCGTGCCGCAGGACCCGATGTCGAACCTCAACCCGGTGGCCAGGGTCGGGCGGCAGATCGCCGAGACGCTCGTGATGCACGGCTTGGCGCGTGGTCGGGCGGCGCGGGAGCGGGCCGTCGAGCTGATGACCGAGGCGGGCATTCCGGACGCCGCGCGGCGCGCCCGGCAGTACCCGCACGAGTTCTCCGGCGGGATGCGCCAGCGCGTGCTCATCGCCATCGCGCTGGCCTGCGAGCCGCAGCTGCTCATCGCCGACGAGCCGACGTCCGCGCTCGACGTCACCGTGCAGCGCCAGATCCTCGACCACCTGGAGCGACTCATCGCGGCGCACGGCACGTCGCTGCTGCTGATCACGCACGACCTCGGGCTCGCCGCCGAGCGGGCCGACGACGTCGTCGTGATGTGGCAGGGCCGGGTGGTCGAGACCGGTCCGGCCGCCCAGATCCTGCGCGACCCGCAACACGCGTACACGCAGCGGCTGGTGGCGGCGGCCCCGTCGGTGGCCGCGCGGTCCCGGGCCGTTCCCGCACCGCCGCCCGCGGCTGATCCCGTCCCCGCGCTGGAGGTCACCGACCTCGTCAAGACCTACAAGGTGCGTGGGCAGCGCGAGGCGCTGCGCGCGGTCGACCGGGTGTCGTTCACCGTGCGGGAGGGCACCACCACGGCGATCGTCGGCGAGTCGGGCTCGGGCAAGACCACGATCGCGCGGCTCGTGCTGGGGCTGGAGCAGCCCACGTCCGGGCACATCGCGATCGCGGGGCGGACCTTCCGCGGGGCCGACCGGAGCGGGCGGCGGGCCATCCGTCGCGAGATGCAGCCGGTGTTCCAGGACCCGTACGGCTCCCTCGACCCGGTGCTCCCCGTGGAGCGGCTGATCGACGAGCCGCTGCGCGTCTTCGGGATCGGCGACACCGCGGCGCGACGGCAGCGGGTGGCGGAGCTGCTCGACCACGTCGCGCTCCCCCGCGGGGCCGCCCAGCGCCATCCCGTCGAGCTCTCGGGCGGGCAGCGGCAACGCGTCGCCATCGCGAGGGCACTGGCCCTGCGGCCGAAGCTCGTGATCTGTGACGAGGCCGTGTCCGCGCTCGACGTCATCGTCCAGGACCAGATCCTCGAGCTGCTCACCCAGCTGCAGCGCGACCTGGGCCTGTCCTACCTGTTCATCGCCCACGACCTCGCCGTGGTGCGCCTCATCGCCCACGACGTCCTGGTGATGCGGCGCGGCCGGATCGTCGAGCACGGCAGCGCCGCAGATGTCTTCGACGACCCGCAGGACGAGTACACGCGCGCGTTGCTCGACGCGATCCCCGGAGCCGCCCTACCGGCCTGA
- a CDS encoding gamma-glutamyltransferase family protein, with protein MSATTHWLATATAQAVLERGGNAFDAATAAGFVLHVVEPHLNGPGGDLTGVFATGTDPTPQVLMGQGPAPAAATIAHYRGEGLDLVPGAGGLATAVPGSVDAWLLLLAEHGTWELADVLAYAIGYARDGHPVVGRVGSTMETVAQLFTEHWTTSARLWMPNGRPPRAGEIIRLPAYARTLDRLLEAGSGASDRRGRIEAARREWKEGFVAREAVAFLRTPHRHSSGADHAAVIDVADFASFSASFEPAVTAEFRGTTIAKTGPWGQGPILLQALMILDGLPDEALDPSTAEGAHHVLEALKLALADRDAHYGEAIADGVLDVLLSPEYASERRELIGKDASHEFRPGRPGGREPFLPPLMAEPDEAATAGVGEPTVVLSGETRGDTCHVDVVDKWGNVVAVTPSGGWLQSSPTIPELGFCLGSRLQMTWLEEGAPSSLAPGERPRTTLTPTLLLRDGKPVGALGSPGGDQQDQWQLLYLLRTLVGGYSPQQAIDAPAMHTTSMPGSFWPRTWTPGGAVVENRLGDDVISELERRGHQVTRAGDWELGRLSSVGRDPETGVMTAAANPRGAQGYAAGR; from the coding sequence ATGTCCGCCACCACGCACTGGCTGGCCACCGCCACCGCGCAGGCGGTGCTGGAGCGCGGGGGCAACGCGTTCGACGCCGCGACGGCGGCCGGGTTCGTGCTGCACGTCGTCGAGCCGCACCTCAACGGCCCTGGCGGCGACCTGACCGGCGTCTTCGCCACGGGCACCGATCCGACCCCGCAGGTCCTCATGGGCCAGGGCCCAGCACCCGCCGCCGCCACGATCGCGCACTACCGCGGAGAAGGGCTCGACCTCGTCCCGGGCGCGGGCGGGCTCGCCACCGCCGTCCCCGGGTCCGTCGACGCGTGGCTCCTCCTGCTCGCCGAGCACGGCACGTGGGAGCTGGCCGACGTGCTCGCCTACGCCATCGGCTACGCCCGCGACGGCCACCCGGTCGTCGGGCGGGTGGGCAGCACCATGGAGACCGTCGCCCAGCTGTTCACCGAGCACTGGACGACGTCGGCGCGGCTGTGGATGCCGAACGGGCGCCCGCCGCGCGCGGGCGAGATCATCCGCCTCCCGGCATACGCGCGCACCCTGGACCGCCTGCTCGAGGCCGGCTCGGGCGCCAGCGACCGGCGCGGCCGGATCGAAGCGGCGCGCCGGGAGTGGAAGGAGGGGTTCGTCGCGCGGGAGGCCGTCGCGTTCCTGCGCACCCCGCACCGGCACTCGTCCGGCGCCGACCACGCCGCCGTGATCGACGTGGCCGACTTCGCCTCGTTCTCCGCATCGTTCGAACCCGCCGTCACGGCCGAGTTCCGCGGCACGACGATCGCCAAGACCGGGCCGTGGGGCCAGGGCCCCATCCTGCTGCAGGCCCTCATGATCCTTGACGGCCTCCCCGACGAGGCCCTCGACCCGTCCACCGCCGAGGGCGCCCATCACGTCCTCGAAGCGCTCAAGCTCGCCCTCGCCGACCGGGACGCGCACTACGGCGAGGCCATCGCCGACGGCGTGCTGGACGTCCTGCTGTCCCCCGAGTACGCGAGCGAGCGCCGGGAGCTGATCGGCAAGGACGCCTCGCACGAGTTCCGGCCCGGCCGACCGGGCGGGCGCGAGCCGTTCCTGCCTCCGCTCATGGCCGAACCCGACGAGGCGGCGACCGCCGGCGTCGGTGAGCCCACCGTCGTGCTGTCCGGGGAGACCCGCGGCGACACCTGCCACGTCGACGTCGTGGACAAGTGGGGCAACGTCGTCGCCGTCACGCCGTCCGGCGGCTGGCTGCAGTCCTCCCCGACGATCCCCGAGCTCGGGTTCTGCCTCGGCTCCCGGTTGCAGATGACGTGGCTCGAAGAGGGCGCGCCGTCGTCGCTCGCGCCGGGCGAGCGGCCGCGCACCACCCTCACGCCCACACTGCTGCTGCGCGACGGGAAGCCGGTGGGCGCGCTCGGCTCCCCCGGTGGCGACCAGCAGGACCAGTGGCAGCTGCTCTACCTGCTGCGCACGCTCGTCGGCGGCTACTCGCCGCAGCAGGCCATCGACGCCCCGGCCATGCACACCACGTCCATGCCCGGCTCGTTCTGGCCGCGCACCTGGACGCCCGGCGGCGCGGTCGTCGAGAACCGGCTGGGCGACGACGTGATCAGCGAGCTGGAGCGGCGCGGGCACCAGGTCACCCGGGCGGGCGACTGGGAGCTCGGGCGGCTCTCCAGCGTGGGCCGCGACCCCGAGACCGGGGTGATGACCGCCGCGGCCAACCCGCGAGGCGCCCAGGGTTACGCGGCGGGGCGCTGA
- a CDS encoding ABC transporter permease yields the protein MALITPEIGTDDELGTRRGRVLSGLLRHRLGVVGGGLLLVVVLAALLAPWIAPYPPDEVHFETPFQLPRTVGFPLGTDDLGRDILSRILHGTRASLQVGALAVALAIVVGTPLGLLAGYWRWLDALVSRLTDLLLAFPFLIVAVGLAAINGASLTNAAIALGLAQVPTMIRVVRAETLRLKGHEFVLAARTMDASGVRILATHVLSNALSSIIVQATVIMPVAVIGEALLSFLGLGIQPPTPSLGIMLSDAQQYIVRAPYAAFFPGLAIVVICLAFNLFGDALRDVLSPGSRR from the coding sequence ATGGCCCTGATCACCCCGGAGATCGGTACCGACGACGAGCTCGGCACCCGCCGCGGCCGCGTGCTGTCCGGCCTGCTGCGCCACCGGCTCGGCGTCGTGGGCGGCGGGCTGCTGCTCGTCGTGGTGCTCGCCGCGTTGCTCGCCCCGTGGATCGCGCCCTACCCGCCCGACGAGGTGCACTTCGAGACGCCGTTCCAGCTGCCGCGCACCGTGGGGTTCCCGCTAGGCACCGACGACCTCGGTCGCGACATCCTCTCCCGGATCCTCCACGGCACCCGGGCGTCGCTGCAGGTCGGCGCGCTCGCCGTGGCGCTCGCGATCGTGGTGGGCACCCCGCTCGGGCTGCTCGCCGGGTACTGGCGCTGGCTGGACGCGCTCGTGTCGCGGCTGACCGACCTGCTGCTCGCGTTCCCGTTCCTCATCGTCGCGGTCGGCCTCGCCGCGATCAACGGAGCCAGCCTGACGAACGCCGCGATCGCGCTCGGCCTCGCCCAGGTACCGACCATGATCCGGGTGGTGCGCGCCGAGACGCTGCGGCTCAAGGGCCACGAGTTCGTGCTGGCCGCCCGGACGATGGACGCGTCCGGCGTGCGCATCCTGGCCACGCACGTACTGTCCAACGCGCTCTCGTCGATCATCGTGCAGGCCACCGTGATCATGCCGGTTGCCGTGATCGGCGAGGCGCTGCTGTCGTTCCTCGGGCTCGGGATCCAGCCGCCGACCCCCAGCCTGGGCATCATGCTGTCCGACGCCCAGCAGTACATCGTCCGCGCGCCGTACGCGGCGTTCTTCCCCGGGCTCGCGATCGTCGTGATCTGCCTGGCCTTCAACCTGTTCGGTGACGCATTGCGCGACGTGCTGAGCCCCGGCTCCCGCCGCTGA
- a CDS encoding ABC transporter permease: protein MARYLLIRFGQGAVTLFLASIVVFAGVRALPGDPALAMAGEEASPETLAAIRAQLGLDQSIVVQYFRFLGNALSGDLGDSVRTGTPVTELIATTLPVTAWLSLYAIVIAVVFGMAAGALAAANRGRWPDLAVGGVSLLSLSVPNFWLGLLAILYLAVGLGWFPASGYVAVTEEPLRALWHLTLPALILGTGLAAIVMRQTRSSMIDELAADYVRTARAKGASRGTVLVRYAMRNSLIVVVTIVGLQLGGLISGAVVTERIFALPGFGKLTLDSVFTRDYPVIQGVVLVVTLAYILINLAVDVLYSVIDPRIRVAAGGNA, encoded by the coding sequence TTGGCCCGCTACCTGCTCATCCGGTTCGGTCAGGGCGCGGTGACGCTGTTCCTGGCCTCGATCGTCGTCTTCGCCGGGGTACGCGCACTGCCCGGGGACCCGGCGCTCGCGATGGCGGGCGAGGAGGCGAGCCCGGAGACCCTGGCCGCGATTCGCGCCCAGCTCGGGCTCGACCAGTCGATCGTCGTGCAGTACTTCCGCTTCCTCGGCAACGCGCTGTCCGGCGACCTGGGCGACTCGGTGCGCACCGGCACGCCCGTCACCGAGCTGATCGCGACCACGCTCCCGGTCACGGCGTGGCTGTCGCTCTACGCGATCGTGATCGCCGTCGTGTTCGGGATGGCCGCGGGCGCGCTCGCCGCCGCCAACCGTGGCCGCTGGCCGGACCTGGCCGTCGGCGGGGTGTCGCTGCTGTCGCTGTCGGTGCCCAACTTCTGGCTCGGGCTGCTCGCGATCCTCTACCTCGCCGTCGGGCTGGGCTGGTTCCCCGCGTCCGGCTACGTCGCCGTCACCGAGGAGCCGCTGCGCGCGCTGTGGCACCTCACACTGCCCGCGCTGATCCTCGGCACCGGCCTCGCCGCGATCGTGATGCGTCAGACCCGCTCCTCGATGATCGACGAGCTTGCCGCCGACTACGTGCGCACCGCCCGGGCGAAGGGCGCGTCCCGCGGCACCGTGCTGGTCCGCTACGCCATGCGCAACAGCCTGATCGTCGTGGTGACGATCGTCGGGCTGCAGCTGGGCGGGCTGATCTCCGGCGCCGTCGTGACGGAGCGGATCTTCGCCCTCCCCGGGTTCGGGAAACTCACCCTCGACAGCGTCTTCACCCGCGACTACCCGGTGATCCAAGGGGTCGTGCTAGTGGTGACGCTCGCCTACATCCTCATCAACCTCGCCGTCGACGTCCTGTACTCGGTGATCGACCCACGGATCCGGGTGGCAGCGGGAGGGAACGCCTGA